One stretch of Acidobacteriota bacterium DNA includes these proteins:
- a CDS encoding ABC transporter ATP-binding protein produces MSQPAIQIVGFSKDYGKTRAVDDLTLTVPEGSIFGFLGQNGAGKTTTIRTLLNLQRPTAGQLSVMGLDSVRDSVAVRRQVGYLPEEPTYYPWMTVDEILRFNRAFYPEWDGALEASLVKQLDLPRKRKLQDLSRGMQSKVGLVMALAPRPKVLILDDPTSGLDPVVRHEFLEVVIANVQNEGGAVFFSTHLLHEMERVADRLAILHKGTLRWTGSLDEVKQTVKKLRVVYDSDVPTTFPIENPLRVDRNSHSAMLTVADFDPA; encoded by the coding sequence ATGAGTCAACCTGCCATTCAGATCGTTGGCTTCAGCAAGGACTACGGCAAGACACGCGCCGTAGACGACTTGACCTTGACGGTTCCCGAGGGGTCCATCTTTGGCTTTCTCGGCCAGAACGGCGCCGGCAAGACGACAACCATCCGAACGTTACTGAACCTACAGCGACCCACCGCGGGCCAACTGTCGGTGATGGGTTTGGACTCGGTGCGGGACTCGGTCGCGGTTCGACGACAGGTGGGCTATCTACCGGAAGAGCCGACCTATTACCCGTGGATGACCGTCGACGAGATCCTCCGTTTCAACCGTGCGTTCTATCCCGAATGGGATGGGGCTCTGGAGGCGTCTTTAGTCAAGCAGCTGGACCTTCCGCGGAAGCGCAAACTCCAGGATCTATCCCGGGGGATGCAGTCCAAGGTTGGCCTGGTGATGGCGTTGGCGCCGCGCCCCAAGGTTCTGATCCTCGACGATCCGACGTCGGGTCTCGATCCGGTTGTTCGCCACGAGTTTCTAGAGGTCGTCATCGCCAACGTCCAGAACGAGGGCGGCGCGGTCTTCTTCTCGACCCATCTGTTGCATGAGATGGAGCGGGTCGCCGATCGGTTGGCGATCCTCCACAAGGGAACCCTTCGCTGGACCGGGTCGCTGGATGAGGTCAAACAGACGGTGAAGAAGCTGCGGGTCGTCTACGACAGCGACGTCCCGACGACCTTCCCCATCGAGAACCCGCTGCGGGTCGATCGTAACTCGCACTCGGCGATGCTGACGGTCGCGGACTTCGATCCGGCGA
- a CDS encoding GntR family transcriptional regulator, translating into MDLRIDPTDAVPIYAQVVDQIKALIASRALRPGDPMPSVRELAVNLRINRNTASKAYQTLEAEGILASRQGQGTVVAEGGAPWSHEERVRRLERSLDRSIVEAYHLEIPFDEMPPILEERLKRFTPDDNRDKKEDPA; encoded by the coding sequence ATGGACCTACGCATCGACCCCACCGACGCGGTTCCGATCTACGCGCAGGTTGTCGACCAGATCAAGGCGCTGATCGCCAGCCGTGCTCTCCGCCCAGGCGATCCGATGCCTTCGGTGCGAGAGCTCGCCGTCAACCTGAGGATCAACCGCAACACCGCCTCCAAGGCCTACCAGACCCTGGAGGCCGAGGGGATCCTGGCCAGCCGTCAGGGGCAGGGGACCGTCGTCGCCGAGGGCGGCGCGCCGTGGTCCCACGAGGAACGGGTCCGACGACTGGAGCGCAGCCTCGACCGATCGATCGTCGAGGCCTACCACCTGGAGATCCCGTTCGACGAGATGCCACCCATTCTGGAAGAGCGTCTCAAGCGATTCACACCCGACGACAACAGAGACAAGAAAGAGGATCCGGCATGA
- a CDS encoding DUF4388 domain-containing protein: MTATIDRDSREALDEFRRYLSDEIAPLMVLDAMEHLLTSPPQLVANMIRNWIDGQIHAPGQPIVAADYLHHAVKKIYLMAEFELIDVDKLKAYLEELGRLVIAICPEPDRRSLIDNLNRIGEGDDGIVGQVKVLHGRSTAASGAAGVAAATAPAQAVGLPQQMSPGAGSQPNVAVTTPASVSPTPNIAAAPSMPMAPAVESDELSPDVVRGLRRFSALVDRLETVGTETPAATGGTQSSREQVLTQALASAAFSAQSEEELTGHMDRLVKLGLDASVDKVFRQLGSILPGWSVPVPTGDAGGETITPGARPVEAMHRLVTMAPSARESGKRFNELVASAVEQFNDGHLAQSRTMFELSGRLIKEGSVDNEIAAAVQREAHANLSQNYLRRFSESTDRRPLLKTILDFFPALSPISLLDQLFEEPKRDRRKLLLALLETHGADGRSASYQRLVDWLDAEQRDPKGFYTRNLIFLLRRIPRPADCDRDAEMEKLVQIADWGRPIIQVREVITAAAQFDKDHAEEFLITKLTELETALIEDACEPYVVDDVANLVERAVSSLIRCGSSSAMRCAVEHGFRTEPQLGDAHARLRELGTQNLAEDSSLVSRLLDALEGYLPIKVLGFVMQRQNEKISQLIHALSGTPTPEVKELFEEIVERFSDQNFERDASKALEAFGIEAKSEEETAASLTGDIELFGLPSLLQSLSESKVTGSLSLTDRDNKPISRLVLDKGLLVNCRYGRLKGEIAFYQIFEIPVPGNFMFKRQRELASKTSTLHKPIEIMPAVLEAMRRYDEFQQARALVPDEAVYGWSGDKPSRPHDEPDPSFTKSVWMMAAKGATPVECETALECDSYRIRRLFAHWVESGAIQPA, translated from the coding sequence ATGACAGCCACCATCGATCGCGACTCTCGCGAGGCACTGGACGAATTCCGGCGCTATCTCTCCGACGAGATCGCACCCTTGATGGTGCTGGATGCGATGGAGCACCTACTGACATCGCCGCCGCAGCTTGTGGCCAACATGATCCGCAACTGGATCGATGGACAGATCCACGCCCCCGGGCAACCGATCGTCGCCGCCGACTACCTCCATCACGCGGTCAAGAAGATCTACCTGATGGCGGAGTTCGAGCTGATCGACGTCGATAAGCTGAAGGCGTACCTGGAAGAACTCGGACGACTGGTCATTGCGATCTGTCCCGAACCCGACCGACGCAGCCTCATCGACAATCTGAACCGGATCGGTGAGGGTGACGACGGGATCGTCGGACAGGTAAAGGTGTTGCACGGTCGCTCGACCGCAGCAAGCGGCGCTGCCGGTGTCGCAGCCGCCACGGCGCCTGCTCAGGCGGTCGGACTCCCGCAGCAGATGTCGCCAGGCGCCGGGTCGCAACCGAACGTCGCCGTAACGACGCCTGCCTCGGTATCTCCGACACCGAACATCGCGGCCGCCCCATCGATGCCGATGGCCCCGGCTGTCGAGAGCGATGAACTGTCGCCGGATGTCGTGCGAGGGCTTCGACGCTTCAGCGCGCTGGTCGACCGTCTCGAGACCGTCGGAACCGAGACCCCTGCGGCAACCGGCGGGACACAGAGTTCCCGTGAGCAGGTGCTGACCCAGGCGCTCGCATCTGCGGCGTTCAGTGCCCAATCCGAAGAGGAACTCACCGGCCACATGGACCGTCTGGTGAAACTCGGTCTCGACGCCAGTGTCGACAAAGTTTTCCGTCAGCTGGGCAGCATCTTGCCGGGCTGGTCTGTCCCGGTCCCGACAGGAGACGCGGGCGGCGAGACCATCACGCCGGGCGCACGTCCGGTGGAGGCGATGCATCGCCTGGTCACGATGGCGCCTAGCGCCCGGGAATCGGGCAAACGATTCAACGAGCTGGTGGCCAGCGCCGTCGAACAGTTCAACGACGGCCATCTGGCCCAGTCCCGAACCATGTTCGAACTCTCCGGCCGTCTGATCAAGGAAGGATCCGTGGACAACGAGATCGCCGCTGCGGTCCAGCGTGAAGCCCACGCCAATCTGTCCCAGAACTACCTGCGTCGCTTCTCGGAAAGCACCGACCGGCGCCCGCTGTTGAAAACGATCCTCGATTTCTTTCCTGCGCTGTCGCCGATCAGTCTGCTGGATCAGCTGTTCGAGGAACCGAAGCGCGACCGGCGAAAACTCCTGCTGGCTCTACTCGAAACCCACGGAGCGGACGGCCGGTCGGCTTCGTACCAACGACTCGTGGACTGGCTCGATGCGGAGCAACGAGACCCCAAAGGTTTCTACACTCGCAATCTGATCTTTCTGCTCCGGCGTATTCCCCGTCCGGCGGACTGCGATCGTGACGCCGAGATGGAGAAGTTGGTCCAGATCGCGGATTGGGGCCGACCGATCATTCAGGTTCGGGAGGTGATCACGGCGGCGGCTCAGTTCGACAAGGATCACGCCGAGGAGTTCCTGATCACGAAGCTGACCGAGTTGGAGACGGCACTCATCGAAGATGCGTGTGAGCCCTACGTCGTGGATGACGTTGCCAACCTGGTCGAACGCGCGGTCTCCTCGCTCATCCGCTGTGGATCGTCCAGCGCGATGCGGTGTGCAGTCGAACACGGATTCAGGACGGAACCTCAGCTCGGTGACGCTCACGCCAGGCTTCGAGAGTTGGGGACGCAAAACCTCGCCGAGGACAGCAGTCTTGTCTCTCGTCTCCTGGATGCCCTGGAGGGCTACCTCCCCATCAAGGTTCTGGGATTCGTGATGCAGCGCCAGAACGAAAAGATCTCTCAGTTGATTCACGCGCTCTCCGGCACCCCGACTCCGGAGGTCAAGGAACTCTTCGAGGAAATCGTCGAGCGATTCTCGGATCAGAATTTCGAGCGCGACGCCTCCAAAGCATTGGAGGCCTTCGGTATCGAGGCCAAGAGCGAAGAAGAGACGGCCGCCAGTCTCACCGGTGATATCGAACTGTTCGGGCTGCCAAGCCTCCTACAGTCCCTATCGGAATCGAAAGTGACGGGGAGCCTGTCTCTGACCGATCGCGACAACAAACCGATCTCACGATTGGTTCTGGACAAGGGACTGCTGGTGAACTGCAGGTACGGTCGCCTGAAGGGCGAGATCGCGTTCTACCAGATCTTCGAGATCCCGGTCCCCGGCAACTTCATGTTCAAGCGTCAGCGAGAACTGGCGTCCAAGACGAGTACGCTCCACAAACCGATCGAGATCATGCCGGCGGTCCTGGAGGCGATGCGTCGTTACGACGAATTCCAGCAAGCGCGCGCGCTTGTTCCCGACGAAGCCGTCTACGGCTGGTCGGGGGACAAACCAAGCCGTCCACATGATGAGCCGGATCCCTCGTTCACCAAGAGCGTGTGGATGATGGCGGCCAAGGGCGCGACTCCGGTTGAGTGTGAGACGGCCCTGGAGTGCGACTCCTATCGCATTCGACGTCTGTTTGCGCATTGGGTCGAAAGCGGAGCGATCCAACCGGCCTGA
- a CDS encoding aminopeptidase P family protein: MSYRSGKFSPVLLTLIAIFCVGTTSAESPVDFDQGREIRQMPSIQPRRDRVAIVNRVLTDRLDNLLPQLMRESNIDMWLVLNREYAEDPVFFSLVPEPIFAARRTTMLVFHDRGEKDGVERLTVSRYPLEDLYEAAWEGGDLEEQWHRLAEVIAERDPKRIAVNTSRDWPLADGLTAGLDTRLRDALGTEYVKRLVPAESLVIRWLETRTALEMELYPQVVAIARRVIAEAFSDQVITPGATTTADVAWYIRQRFHDLDLEPWFQPYVNVQRRGVIDERDAPFFGNGDTRILRGDVLHTDVGICYLRLCTDTQEMGYVLRVGETDVPEGLKNALGVGNRWQDLLTSSFVIGRTGNEILTTTLERASKESIVASVYTHPLGFFGHAAGPTIGMWDNQGPTPIRGDWKMHAMTGYAIEGNIKAPVPEWDDQWVQIKLEQSAVYDGETVQYLAGRQTRWHVVP; the protein is encoded by the coding sequence ATGTCCTACCGATCCGGAAAATTCTCTCCTGTCCTCCTGACCCTCATCGCGATCTTCTGCGTCGGAACGACGTCCGCCGAGTCACCGGTCGACTTCGACCAGGGCCGCGAGATCCGACAGATGCCGTCCATCCAACCGAGACGGGATCGCGTGGCCATCGTCAACCGTGTCCTGACGGATCGATTGGACAACCTGCTTCCGCAATTGATGCGTGAGTCCAACATCGACATGTGGCTCGTGCTCAATCGGGAGTACGCCGAAGATCCGGTCTTCTTCTCCTTGGTACCCGAACCGATCTTCGCGGCCCGACGCACGACCATGCTGGTCTTTCATGACCGCGGCGAGAAAGACGGCGTCGAGCGATTGACGGTCAGTCGCTACCCGCTTGAGGACCTCTACGAGGCGGCCTGGGAAGGCGGCGACCTCGAGGAGCAGTGGCATCGTCTGGCAGAGGTGATCGCCGAGCGAGACCCCAAACGGATCGCCGTCAACACCAGTCGCGACTGGCCGCTGGCCGATGGACTAACGGCCGGGTTGGACACGCGTTTACGCGACGCGCTGGGCACGGAGTACGTGAAGCGCCTCGTACCTGCCGAATCCCTGGTGATTCGTTGGCTCGAGACCCGAACAGCCCTGGAGATGGAGCTCTATCCTCAGGTCGTCGCGATCGCCCGTCGCGTGATTGCCGAGGCCTTCAGTGATCAGGTAATCACCCCGGGTGCCACCACCACGGCCGATGTGGCCTGGTACATCCGACAGCGTTTCCACGACCTGGACCTGGAGCCCTGGTTCCAACCCTACGTCAACGTTCAGCGACGAGGTGTGATCGATGAACGCGATGCGCCGTTCTTCGGCAATGGTGACACCCGCATCCTTCGTGGAGATGTCCTCCACACCGATGTCGGTATCTGCTATCTGAGGCTCTGCACGGACACCCAGGAGATGGGCTACGTCCTGCGGGTCGGCGAGACGGATGTTCCGGAGGGACTCAAGAACGCGCTTGGCGTCGGAAACCGATGGCAGGATCTGCTGACGTCGTCGTTCGTGATCGGCCGGACCGGTAACGAGATCCTGACCACGACGCTGGAACGGGCGAGCAAGGAGTCGATCGTCGCCAGTGTCTACACTCATCCGTTGGGATTCTTCGGGCACGCGGCAGGTCCGACGATCGGCATGTGGGACAACCAGGGGCCGACGCCGATTCGCGGTGACTGGAAGATGCATGCCATGACAGGCTACGCCATCGAAGGCAACATCAAGGCCCCCGTCCCCGAGTGGGACGACCAGTGGGTGCAGATCAAGCTCGAACAGAGTGCCGTCTACGACGGCGAGACGGTCCAGTATCTCGCCGGTCGTCAGACCCGCTGGCACGTGGTGCCGTAG
- a CDS encoding alpha/beta hydrolase-fold protein: MQRIILAGLAVFLAFAAIVAAPVVTIEMEEGVVDKPVDGRLLLIVSERDRGEPRQHVSWGMRTAQIFGVDVDDLKPGQPIVFDEKILGHPLDSLKDIPAGEYHLQAVLHVYETFQRADGKRLKLPADNGEGQDWSRSPGNLYSEPRTVTLGGDSQVSLSLTQTIPPIEPVEDTKYVRRLRMKSEMLTEFWGTPIYISAIVLLPEGFDEETEMRYPVLYNQGHFPSGVQFFRETPPDETMRGGWRRWVQSNHEFYQHWISGRVPKMVVVLTQHATPYYDDSYGINSANTGPYGDALIHEFYPYVEEQVRGIGESWSRVVYGGSTGGWMSLAQQIFYPEFFGGVWSYCPDPVDFHAFQLIDVYDGSNAYFAGGSFKKVDRPLGRQPNGMPFITVRDFDRHEEVLGTRGRSGGQLDAFHAAFGPVAEDGYPAELWEPQTGKIDPDVARYWRENFDLNAYLQRHWKDVGPSLVGKIHLTMGTKDTFYLETAATMLEEFLESTAEPDNGPYYAGEFDYGDNEPHCYTGVPDEKGLHPTLYQMLVFAEHIRSSAPESGDMSWWP; the protein is encoded by the coding sequence ATGCAAAGAATCATCCTGGCCGGTCTCGCTGTTTTTCTCGCTTTCGCCGCGATCGTCGCGGCACCCGTCGTGACGATCGAGATGGAAGAAGGAGTCGTCGACAAGCCCGTCGATGGACGCCTGCTCCTCATCGTCTCGGAACGTGACCGTGGCGAACCGCGTCAGCATGTGAGTTGGGGGATGCGCACTGCGCAGATCTTCGGGGTCGATGTCGACGACCTCAAGCCGGGGCAGCCGATCGTCTTCGATGAGAAGATTCTGGGGCACCCGCTCGATAGTCTGAAAGATATTCCGGCGGGGGAGTATCACCTTCAGGCCGTCCTTCATGTCTACGAGACGTTTCAGCGGGCCGATGGCAAGCGACTGAAGTTGCCGGCGGACAACGGCGAAGGGCAGGACTGGAGTCGATCCCCGGGGAATCTCTACAGCGAACCGCGGACCGTGACCCTAGGGGGCGATTCGCAAGTCAGTCTAAGTTTGACTCAGACGATTCCCCCTATCGAACCAGTGGAAGATACGAAGTATGTCCGTCGTCTTCGAATGAAGAGCGAGATGCTGACGGAGTTCTGGGGAACGCCAATCTACATCAGCGCGATCGTACTGCTGCCCGAGGGGTTCGACGAAGAGACGGAGATGCGTTACCCGGTCCTCTACAACCAGGGGCACTTTCCCAGTGGCGTCCAGTTCTTCCGCGAGACACCTCCTGACGAAACGATGCGCGGTGGTTGGCGTCGGTGGGTCCAGTCGAACCACGAGTTCTACCAGCACTGGATCAGCGGTCGTGTTCCGAAGATGGTGGTCGTGTTGACCCAGCATGCGACGCCGTACTACGACGACTCCTACGGCATCAACAGCGCCAATACCGGACCCTATGGCGACGCGTTGATACACGAGTTCTACCCGTACGTCGAGGAACAGGTGCGTGGCATCGGAGAGTCGTGGTCTCGTGTCGTGTACGGGGGCTCCACGGGTGGTTGGATGAGCCTGGCGCAGCAGATCTTCTACCCGGAATTCTTCGGGGGGGTCTGGAGCTACTGTCCGGATCCGGTGGATTTCCACGCGTTCCAGTTGATCGATGTCTATGACGGGTCCAACGCCTATTTCGCGGGCGGCTCGTTCAAGAAGGTTGACCGTCCGCTGGGACGGCAGCCGAACGGGATGCCCTTCATCACGGTCCGCGATTTCGACCGCCACGAAGAGGTTCTTGGCACACGGGGTCGCTCCGGAGGCCAACTGGATGCCTTTCACGCCGCGTTCGGGCCGGTCGCAGAGGACGGATACCCCGCAGAACTCTGGGAACCGCAAACCGGGAAGATCGATCCCGACGTGGCCCGGTACTGGCGTGAGAACTTCGACCTGAACGCCTACCTGCAGCGTCACTGGAAGGACGTGGGTCCGTCCCTGGTGGGCAAGATCCACCTTACGATGGGGACCAAGGACACGTTCTACCTCGAGACGGCGGCAACGATGCTGGAGGAATTTCTGGAGAGCACGGCCGAGCCGGACAACGGTCCGTACTACGCCGGCGAGTTCGACTACGGCGACAACGAACCCCATTGCTACACGGGGGTTCCGGACGAGAAGGGGCTCCATCCGACTCTGTATCAGATGCTCGTGTTCGCCGAACATATCCGTTCGTCGGCGCCGGAGTCCGGCGACATGTCCTGGTGGCCGTAG
- a CDS encoding PDZ domain-containing protein, whose amino-acid sequence MCRRTEIVLLVVVLLLLVLPAGADEQTRLFRNPAIGERHVAFVYANDIWVVDRGGGDARRLTTFHGAETEPHFSPDGMTVAFSGQYDGNTDVYIVPVTGGEPKRLTWHPTADTVSGWTGDGNSVLFNSGRINAPRPWPRLWTISVDGGMPTQLPIPRAVDGAYSPDGKQIAYEKLNVWDGEWRNHRGGQAQPIRVLDLKSHAEQDLPWEGSNDIAPVWIDDSIFFLSDRDWAMNVWSYDTGSQELEQRTHFKEMDCKRLEGGAGRLVFENGGHLYTMDVTGGKAKKLDVTVRGDFPAARPHWEDVSTMIADFELSPTGKRAVMEARGEIFTIPGEKGDIRNLSRDSGAADRRPSWSPDGQKIAWFSDRGGEYALVLTDQFGDDRRTIELPDPTFFYTPVWSPDSQSLAYGDADRNLWIVDIESGKSKKIGTEGFAHPVRLIYPEWSPDSRWIAYAKRLPSQYAAVVIYSVEDGTSHQLTDGLSNAHSPAWDVGGKQLYFLASTDYGLNVGWLDMSSINQRVNNSIYVAVLDRESPSPLALESDDEEVVEEETESEDTDEESDDDEEADDVPEVTIDFDGIDQRVLALGVPARPYTGLSAGVEDTVFYAEAIDNQPGVTLHRYSFESREAEVVTSGIVGFDLSDDGMKLLVRRPPNAFTLFDAVGAPTPGEGALDLSAMRMKVDPAAEWKQLFLESWRFQRDYFYVDNVHGLDLEWARKAYGEWVSHVRHRADLTYVLDILGGETAVGHSFTGGGDTPDVETVPGGLLGADFDIDRGRFRIDKIYNGENWNPGLKSPLSGPGIDAAVGDYLLAVNDVELKAGDNLYRLFDRTAGSRTRLSLSKSTKMADARQVTVVPVANDGGLRTRDWVESNRRRVDKLSDGKLAYVWIPDTGGGGYTSFNRNFFAQQHKKGAIIDERYNHGGSIADYIVDLLSRDLLGYFNNPIGDRQPFTAPNAAIWGPKVMLINEMSGSGGDMLPYMFRKKEIGPLVGTRTWGGLVGIWDVPGLIDGGFITAPRGGFYDTEGNWAVENEGVPPDVHVEQTAKLVNQGHDPQLETAVEIALELLKTEGIQLLPQPEDPVRTRRPK is encoded by the coding sequence GTGTGTCGTCGAACTGAAATCGTTCTGCTCGTCGTTGTCCTTCTCCTCCTGGTCCTGCCGGCCGGCGCCGACGAGCAAACACGGCTATTCCGCAATCCCGCCATCGGCGAGCGTCATGTCGCCTTCGTCTACGCGAACGACATCTGGGTCGTCGATCGGGGCGGCGGCGATGCGCGACGCCTGACTACATTCCACGGCGCAGAGACAGAGCCTCACTTCTCTCCGGACGGGATGACGGTTGCCTTCTCGGGTCAGTACGACGGCAATACCGACGTCTACATCGTGCCGGTGACCGGTGGCGAACCGAAGCGTCTGACCTGGCACCCGACGGCGGACACGGTCAGTGGTTGGACGGGCGACGGAAACTCGGTGCTGTTCAACTCGGGGAGAATCAACGCTCCCCGACCGTGGCCTCGTCTCTGGACGATCTCGGTGGACGGCGGCATGCCGACGCAGCTTCCGATCCCAAGAGCGGTCGACGGCGCGTACTCCCCGGACGGAAAACAGATCGCCTACGAGAAACTGAATGTCTGGGACGGCGAATGGCGAAACCACCGCGGCGGTCAGGCCCAACCGATCCGGGTGTTGGATCTCAAGAGCCACGCCGAGCAGGATCTTCCATGGGAGGGCAGCAACGACATCGCTCCCGTGTGGATCGACGACTCCATCTTCTTTCTCAGTGACCGGGACTGGGCGATGAACGTCTGGTCGTATGACACCGGCTCGCAAGAGCTTGAGCAGCGCACCCACTTCAAGGAGATGGATTGCAAACGGTTGGAAGGTGGCGCTGGTCGACTTGTTTTCGAGAATGGCGGCCACCTGTACACCATGGATGTGACGGGTGGAAAGGCGAAGAAGTTGGACGTCACGGTGCGGGGCGATTTCCCCGCGGCGCGTCCTCACTGGGAAGACGTGTCGACGATGATCGCCGACTTCGAGCTGTCGCCAACCGGGAAACGCGCCGTCATGGAGGCTCGCGGTGAGATCTTTACGATTCCCGGAGAGAAGGGCGACATCCGCAACCTGAGTCGGGACTCCGGTGCTGCCGACCGTCGGCCAAGCTGGTCGCCGGACGGTCAGAAGATCGCCTGGTTCAGCGATCGTGGCGGAGAGTACGCGCTGGTGCTGACCGACCAGTTCGGCGACGACCGTCGCACCATCGAACTTCCCGACCCGACGTTCTTTTATACGCCGGTCTGGTCCCCGGACTCCCAATCATTGGCCTACGGCGACGCGGATCGCAATCTCTGGATCGTCGATATCGAAAGCGGCAAGTCGAAGAAGATCGGCACCGAGGGCTTCGCTCATCCGGTGCGCCTGATCTATCCCGAGTGGTCTCCCGACTCGCGTTGGATTGCCTATGCCAAGCGACTACCCAGCCAGTACGCGGCGGTCGTCATCTACTCCGTCGAGGATGGGACATCCCATCAATTGACCGACGGTCTATCGAACGCGCACTCCCCTGCGTGGGACGTCGGCGGCAAGCAGCTCTACTTCCTTGCCAGCACCGACTACGGGCTCAACGTCGGCTGGCTGGACATGAGTTCGATCAATCAACGCGTGAACAACTCGATCTACGTCGCCGTGCTGGATCGGGAGTCACCGTCTCCGCTTGCGCTTGAGAGTGACGACGAAGAGGTCGTGGAGGAAGAGACGGAGTCGGAGGATACCGACGAGGAGAGCGATGACGACGAGGAGGCGGACGACGTCCCCGAGGTCACCATCGATTTCGACGGCATCGACCAGCGCGTCCTGGCGCTGGGGGTCCCGGCGCGTCCCTACACCGGCCTATCCGCCGGTGTCGAGGACACGGTGTTCTATGCCGAAGCGATCGACAACCAACCCGGTGTGACCCTACATCGTTACTCCTTCGAGTCCCGGGAAGCCGAGGTTGTTACCAGCGGCATCGTCGGCTTCGACCTGTCCGATGACGGCATGAAGCTCCTGGTGAGACGTCCTCCCAACGCGTTCACACTGTTCGACGCCGTCGGCGCCCCGACACCGGGGGAGGGTGCGCTGGATCTATCGGCGATGCGCATGAAGGTCGACCCCGCCGCCGAATGGAAGCAGCTGTTCCTCGAGTCCTGGCGTTTCCAACGCGACTACTTCTACGTGGATAACGTCCACGGATTGGATCTGGAGTGGGCACGCAAGGCCTATGGCGAGTGGGTTTCGCACGTCCGACATCGCGCCGACCTGACCTACGTCCTGGATATCCTCGGTGGCGAGACGGCCGTCGGCCATTCCTTCACGGGTGGCGGCGACACGCCGGACGTCGAGACCGTCCCGGGTGGCCTTCTCGGCGCCGACTTCGACATCGACCGTGGACGCTTTCGTATCGACAAGATCTACAATGGTGAGAACTGGAATCCAGGACTGAAGTCTCCCCTTTCGGGTCCGGGGATCGACGCAGCGGTTGGTGACTATCTCCTGGCCGTTAACGACGTCGAATTGAAGGCCGGCGACAACCTCTACCGATTGTTCGATCGCACGGCCGGAAGTCGCACGCGACTCTCGCTCTCGAAGAGCACGAAGATGGCCGACGCCCGCCAGGTCACGGTGGTCCCCGTCGCCAATGACGGTGGCCTCAGAACGCGCGACTGGGTCGAGAGCAATCGCCGCAGAGTCGATAAACTCTCCGACGGCAAACTGGCCTACGTCTGGATTCCCGATACCGGAGGCGGTGGCTACACCAGCTTCAATCGAAACTTCTTCGCCCAACAACACAAGAAGGGCGCCATCATCGATGAGCGCTACAACCACGGCGGTTCGATCGCCGACTACATTGTCGATCTGCTCTCGCGAGATCTTCTTGGTTACTTCAACAACCCGATCGGCGATCGGCAACCGTTCACGGCTCCGAACGCGGCGATATGGGGTCCCAAGGTGATGCTGATCAACGAGATGTCCGGGTCCGGTGGCGACATGCTGCCCTACATGTTCCGCAAGAAAGAGATCGGACCGTTGGTCGGAACTCGGACGTGGGGTGGGCTTGTCGGTATCTGGGATGTTCCCGGGCTGATCGACGGTGGCTTCATCACCGCACCGCGTGGAGGCTTCTACGACACCGAGGGCAACTGGGCCGTCGAGAACGAGGGCGTTCCGCCGGATGTCCATGTCGAGCAAACGGCGAAGCTCGTCAATCAGGGTCACGACCCCCAGTTGGAGACGGCGGTGGAAATCGCGCTCGAGCTGTTGAAAACCGAGGGAATTCAGCTGCTGCCGCAGCCGGAGGATCCGGTACGGACTCGGCGCCCGAAGTAG